Proteins encoded together in one Sinorhizobium meliloti window:
- a CDS encoding GNAT family N-acetyltransferase gives MILVRSALPQEADFLAQIGLAAWRKGIKPLVPAHVAAATEQNNPFLPFVRELGPRILVAEVDGEAAGLGAREHDDDVISDIWVAPAFEGRGAGSALIKALEAQIAERGYRQAAIQVAAQNERALQLYQRLGYRVLWRKVAFDPILQTELEKIGLSKPLRLDR, from the coding sequence ATGATACTGGTTCGCTCCGCGCTGCCGCAGGAGGCGGACTTTCTCGCTCAAATCGGCCTTGCAGCCTGGCGCAAAGGCATAAAGCCGCTTGTGCCGGCGCATGTTGCGGCGGCCACCGAACAGAACAACCCGTTCTTGCCGTTCGTGCGAGAACTGGGGCCTCGCATTCTCGTCGCTGAAGTCGATGGAGAAGCTGCCGGCCTCGGCGCCCGCGAGCACGATGACGATGTCATCAGCGATATCTGGGTCGCTCCCGCCTTCGAAGGACGGGGCGCCGGATCGGCCCTCATAAAGGCGCTCGAAGCGCAAATCGCCGAGCGTGGATACAGGCAAGCCGCAATCCAGGTGGCGGCCCAAAACGAGCGGGCGCTTCAGCTTTACCAGCGTCTCGGCTACCGAGTGCTTTGGAGGAAGGTCGCTTTCGACCCGATCCTCCAGACCGAACTGGAAAAGATCGGCCTGTCAAAACCACTT
- a CDS encoding ATP-dependent Clp protease proteolytic subunit, whose translation MRNDDDQEEKKTELPLGKETEANLFKSRSIFIYGTITQELAQKVCSQLVALAAASDDDIRLFVNSPGGHVESGDSIHDMIKFVKPKVWTIGTGWVASAGALIYVAAPKEQRLCLPNTRFLLHQPSGGTRGMASDIEIQAREIIKMNERLNRIFSEATGQPVDKIAKDTDRDYWLGAEEAKAYGLVSRIVTSIAEI comes from the coding sequence ATGCGGAACGACGACGACCAGGAAGAAAAGAAGACCGAATTGCCCTTGGGCAAGGAGACGGAGGCGAACCTTTTCAAGTCGCGTTCGATTTTCATTTACGGGACCATCACCCAGGAACTCGCGCAGAAGGTCTGCTCGCAGCTCGTGGCGCTTGCCGCGGCCAGCGACGACGATATCCGCCTCTTCGTCAACTCGCCCGGCGGCCATGTCGAATCCGGCGACAGCATCCACGACATGATCAAGTTCGTGAAGCCGAAGGTCTGGACCATCGGCACCGGCTGGGTCGCGTCCGCCGGCGCGCTCATCTATGTCGCTGCGCCCAAGGAGCAGCGCCTGTGCCTGCCGAACACCCGCTTCCTGTTGCACCAACCCTCGGGCGGAACGCGCGGCATGGCTTCCGACATCGAGATCCAGGCACGCGAGATCATCAAGATGAACGAGCGTCTGAACCGGATCTTCTCCGAAGCGACCGGACAGCCGGTCGACAAGATCGCCAAGGACACGGATCGCGATTACTGGCTCGGTGCGGAAGAGGCGAAGGCCTATGGTCTCGTTTCGCGCATCGTCACCTCCATCGCGGAGATCTAG
- a CDS encoding HupE/UreJ family protein: MKKPVLLAAALFAGSSAPAFAHLDPAEHGSVMAGLTHPLFGADHVLAMIAVGLWAAQIGGRALWSVPAAFVATMVLGFVLAHAGAPLPLVEPAILASVVALGLVVAVAVRLDAATAAAIVAAFALFHGHAHGGELGSAGTWSFAAGFVIATALLHGLGMGLARLADRGVVTRIVGGATAIAGAALILG, encoded by the coding sequence ATGAAGAAACCCGTCCTTCTCGCAGCCGCGCTCTTCGCCGGCTCCTCCGCGCCTGCCTTCGCCCATCTCGATCCAGCCGAACACGGGTCGGTGATGGCGGGCCTTACCCATCCGCTGTTCGGAGCCGACCACGTTCTTGCGATGATCGCCGTCGGCCTTTGGGCGGCTCAGATCGGCGGCAGGGCGCTGTGGAGCGTGCCGGCTGCCTTTGTCGCGACGATGGTGCTCGGCTTCGTCCTCGCCCACGCCGGCGCTCCCCTGCCCCTTGTCGAACCGGCCATTCTCGCCTCTGTCGTGGCGCTCGGCCTGGTCGTCGCCGTAGCCGTCCGGCTTGACGCGGCAACGGCTGCAGCCATCGTCGCGGCCTTCGCGCTCTTCCATGGCCATGCCCACGGCGGAGAGTTGGGCTCGGCCGGCACCTGGTCGTTTGCAGCAGGATTCGTGATCGCAACCGCTCTTCTGCACGGTCTCGGCATGGGGCTCGCCCGGCTTGCGGACCGCGGCGTCGTCACCCGTATCGTCGGCGGCGCCACCGCCATAGCCGGCGCAGCCTTGATCCTCGGATGA